The following nucleotide sequence is from Xiphophorus maculatus strain JP 163 A chromosome 22, X_maculatus-5.0-male, whole genome shotgun sequence.
cACATATTTAATTATAGTCCATTGCTCACTAATATGcacagagtgaaagaaaaacacttctaTAAAAGAGAACACACTACTTCTGAAATGATTGTCATTTACTAttcaaaaaattaattaaaaaacccTTCTTCTACTGGGACAGTTTCTCTTTCAGCCTCTCTTCTGGGTTTATGCCAAACCACAGCTCACCGTCTACAGCAGCAGCCCAAGCCATCCGCTCGGTGGTGAATGTTGCAGCCCACTGCCCTGACGGAGCAACTACAATTGTGCCACCTGCTCCTTGGACACGATCACTCATGTACTGCAGGGACAACTGTGAGGCATCTGCTACTGATTTTCCTGTGACagcagaaaggaaataaaagagaaCTTATTGCTTGAATAATTGTGTGGTTGTTTAATTTCACTAAAAGTTACGTGATaaaattccatttttttaaagggcTGGCACATTTGAAACTTTCAcctaaaaaaactgtttatgaaCTGAAAATTACAGCAGTACAAAAAAGCACAGAAATTCATCTAACTTTAAACTTGATCATGCAAAAAATGCTTGACTACAGGCAAAATCTTACTTTATgtggtttgtggtttttttgtttgttgtttttttttttaccttgttcGACATGAGACAGGACGAGTCTGGCCAGAGTCACTTTAAGAATAGATTCTCCATGTCCAGTACATGATACCGCACCACTTGAGTTATCAGCATATCCTCCACAGCCTTAAttacaagacaaacaaaaatatattttttaatctgtttgaacagaatttaattaaaaattattttcattaaaaaatttaGTGAAAATAATTAAGTTCTTTCAGAATTTCAAATGACTACCTACCAATCACAGGAGAATCTCCAACTCTGCCAACCATTTTATTCCTGATGCCTCCAGTTGATGTTGCACATGCAACATTCCCAGCACAGTCCACAGCTACCGCCCCAACGGTATCATGAGCCCTTTCAATGAGAAATGTTTgttaactaaaaaataaaacgtgcAGTCTGCATATATACAGACAGATAATTTGGAGTGATCTGTCGGATTCAAGGGGATTTGTATGTTGGCCCCAAAGCTGCACAACATATCAAGTTCCAATCGTCTTTGCAAATCGCAAAGAACTGAtttgttgaaatatgttttaaggCTACAGAATTTCAGGTGTGGTAGATTGAAACTCTGTCTTCTTATATGTACCCATTAGGATGAACTTTCACTGTCCTTTATTCCCTTAAGTGGAACAGATCTTTGTGGCCAAAATTAGACAGCTTAATAAGAGTGTGGAGACAGTTATGTTAAAAACTGAGTATCGAGGAATATGTGTTAAATGTTATCAAAATTGCCATTTAACTATCTAACAGAGATATTGTAATAAAAGCTTTTTGTACAATTGGGCTCAAAGTCCTCAAAATCAACTAATCTGTATGAAAGTCAGATTGTATCTGCTGTTAGATATCATTCAACTCTATAAATAGTCAGAATGACATTAGAAAAATCTAATAGACACTCAAATATTATTGTCTGACTGAGTAGCCTCCTCAGATCAAAACGTATGGCTTGATATAAAGGGCTTTTGGTTTTACTGAAAGCAGAATAGACATACATCATATAAAAGTTCAATTGAACAGTGCATTATAAAACTGCATACCATTTAGTGTTGAATTCTTGCATTACTCCTGCAATGTATTTCTTGTGCTTTTCCCATTCCTTCTTCTCATATTCTGTCACCAGTTTATCAGTGGGAACGGTGTTGATGCCAATGCTCTCTGCAAACTGGTTCGCGCCTTTACCAGTCAGCATTATGTGGGATGTCTGAAAATTTCCACAGCTTATTACATACTAAAATTCAACTAACTGATGATAATGCTtgagtttttttcatatttgataagcaaa
It contains:
- the LOC102225475 gene encoding isoaspartyl peptidase/L-asparaginase-like; this translates as MSAVLVVHGGAWAIPDEMGPASVDGVKAAARHGASVLKSGGSALDAVEAAVRSLEDNPIFNAGHGATLNVDGEVELDAIIVDGRTLASGAVSCVTNIANPVSLARAVMEKTSHIMLTGKGANQFAESIGINTVPTDKLVTEYEKKEWEKHKKYIAGVMQEFNTKWAHDTVGAVAVDCAGNVACATSTGGIRNKMVGRVGDSPVIGCGGYADNSSGAVSCTGHGESILKVTLARLVLSHVEQGKSVADASQLSLQYMSDRVQGAGGTIVVAPSGQWAATFTTERMAWAAAVDGELWFGINPEERLKEKLSQ